Below is a genomic region from Nilaparvata lugens isolate BPH chromosome 8, ASM1435652v1, whole genome shotgun sequence.
AActattctcattcataaattaATGCTATAATTGATTGAAGGATTGACCAGAGCTCTGTGAGGACACAGCCAGGAGTGTGGTGACTCCGAGGGTGGTGCGCCCTGGCACAGAGTCCACATCCATCCAGAAGGAGACCCAGGAAATGACCACTATCAGGATGGTCGGCAGGTAGCTCTGCACCAGGTGGAAGCCCACTGACCGCGACAGGTAGAATTCCGCCACCAAACAGCTGTAGTTACCTgacaaaacaacagaaattaggAAATAAACTGTAGAAAATAGTCTCAACAAAATTAGAAGATAGTCTCAAAACAGTCACACGAATATATCTGTAGTTAGGCACTACCTTAGGCAGCTGCCtaaaaaaacaacaaataaacaagtcattctattctattctgcctaactcactacctccgtaaacaaagccgtagtgcattcgtgtgacgtcagcacttgtagggctcctacacctacagaaacactagctgatatagatcatcTGAAATcaaagaatttttattttaagagTAGTGAGTTAGgcagaataaaatagaatgactTGTTTACTTAATGTTTTTCTAGGCAGCTGAGAAATCAAGGGTATCATCAAGAGTAAACCGTCAAAAATAGTCTGAAAACAATAGAAGATGGTCTCAAAACAGTCACACAAATATATCTGTAGTTAGGCCGCTGTAGTTACCTGGGAGAACAAGGAAATTATCAAGAGTTAACCGTCAAAAATAGTCTCGAAACAGAAAAAGATAGTCTCAAAACAGTCACACAAATATATCTGTAGTTAGGCAGCTGTAGTTACCTGGGAGAACAAGGGAATTATCAAGAGTAAACCGTCAAAAATAGTCTCGAAACAGAAGAAGATAGTCTCAAAACAGTCACACAAATATATCTGTAGCTAGACAGCTGTAGTCATTTGTGAAAAAAGTGAAATACTGTAATCATAAACAGTGGAATATGATTTAGAAATAGTCAAGTATATAGTCTCAAAACAGTCCAACAAACACAGCTGTAGTTACCATCAGGAAATTATGAGATAAACAGTCAAAAAAAGTTCAATCTAATCTATTATTATGATTGTTCTCTTAGGCTAGGCACaaaccagttagtcaagacaagataagacatgatcagacacgtttagtcacaatacttcttgatgcttatgacgcaactcacactgattagtcattgcaattagacatgtcttcataagcaactatgtgaagtattgtgactaaacgtgactgaacatgactagtcttgtcttgaccaaCCATTATGATCCACAGATTGACTCAGATAGAACTCCGTCATCAAGTCAACAATAAATTACTTTAGTCTCCTGCAAGTAAATAGACCTTGAAACTTATTGGAATAGAGGCCTAATCTGGAAATagaaataactttttgtgtagttgagaattggatattgtggtgattaagttgttcatattaaataaaaagactaagaaattgtcaaaaaccagagatttattgatagaaagaccggtttcggttgttgcaccattgtcaatctctgataaactaattCAACGCATGACAATGATGTAACACCACCCGAGCTTTCTAACTATTAACAATAAAtgtttttgtcaatttcttagtctttttattcaatttattcaaatagaaataaaattgaaataagttcgTTTATCATTTTGTTGTGCCTTGGATAAATGAATGACTGAAACAATCAGTTATGCAGTTCATCAGTAGAgtggaaaattgataaagtattcATCACTTTTGATATTCTCAAGCTTTCATCACTAATATCAGAGAATAGTCATTGGATTCTATCCTATCAATGATAATCATACTTTTGAAGGGCTTGAGAGCCTTTTTTCCACATagtttgaaaattatcaaagtattcgAGCATGGCCTATTCGAAATGGTTTATTATTGGCTTAGTTTCATACATAATTCTctccatgtatgtatttatgtaaataaataaataaataaataatgtatgaaAATTGGACTGTAGTTTAGaaatttgagaagggacagttttgggcacaAGCCTTTCATGCCTTCTCTTATAATTGTAgatgactgaataaataaataaatgatatgtGAATATGATACTGGATGATATCTTTTAAAtatgaatatcggggaccgagcttcgctctggagtacaaaagcataaaaaagcTATTACGAGAGAagatattataataacattcatacagaaatgttctatctaatcacagtaaattgagattgattcccagaggaatgaaaaaatttccctcacaaaggcccggttgcacaaaagccggttaaattttaatcctgattaacttcacgtgaaccaaatcagaggagaccatttcaaaaagatggatatACTGGAATTACACAGGATTGAGAAAAACCCGGCTTTTTGCactgagtacctgattgaatgattactaaagttcaacagctgagtcataattttgacatagtcccacacacatgaactcgctcactcacttccatcaccaacagacgacgaaaaattattatcagcttttttccaaggatgagtaataattatccttttaatgtccttcagcgagttttcccagggatgagacctaatgcaatcaaatctttatattataaacccagtatgttctgaatttcgtgagaatcattagagccgttttcgagatctggtgaaatacaaacatataaatatctaaacatatagacatataaacagaagttgctcgtttaatagtaaaggataataattgtacattactgaataaataaataatttgtgaataTGATACTGGAAGATATCTTCGAAATATAATTTGAAGGTTCATAAGAATGTGAATTCGATATTTTGATCTCTTGAAGGCTTACCAATTTGAAAAGATTCTTGGCATTCTGATGGTACAATGTCGACGATCTCGAATTGAGGCATCTTCAATCCTTTTCCCATTATCACGGGGTTCATAGTTTTCCATTCCAGGCGGAGCTCTTCTATTGTTTTTGAAACTGAAATATGAAtgacaaataatttgaaatattacttATTTAGTGTGAACTGTGCAGAGAGAATTTCTGTTTACCAactaatataattaatttacagtCGAAGTAGACTAGATGAGATACCTCTCAACAATCAAAATAGAGTATGAAATTACAGAACCCAATAAATTACAGAACCCAATAAATTACAATCCGTTGATGAGAGCTAACAATTGTGGAGATATTAACGTGCCCGTGTTATCGgttgggcacgttaaactgtcgacctcggctgaagtatgacagtcgtaagacccattgacggctttaattatatattcaggcggtgggaccttcccgcaagggattccccaccaacaaaagccatacgaatttacttaaCTGAggagaaatgaatgaaatattgtcAGTTCTCCATAATTCATCTGAGACAAAAACTAGGAAAGATCACTGATCATGGTGATTTCAATGCAATGAAACTTTAGTTTGGCTCAAATAGATTATGAAGATCTGACAATACTTTTCCTTTTCTCCTTGATATCGGGATATTCCACAACATATcgtcatagagaaaaaattgcctaaaagtagatatcccatggcgtttatgtcgcaacttttaccgttaactcaagccgattactgtcgattattgtcgatttttactgttttgttggggtgagagtgtgtgaacgacacaatatgagagactaccagagtcacacagcttcacgggaaagaactacgtggactatcggcttgaaatagcagtaaaagttgcgacataaacgccctgtaccatgggatatctacttatgctattgttcatCTATGATATTGTTCATAGTGTACATTTCATTTAAAGCGAACAATCATAGCAAtagaaaatacaatttatttcatcaatgaataattgattctgTCCACGGTTTGAGGTGAATTTCCTGAAAGTCATTGAATAAAGTATGATTTgagttaataaaaacaatataacaaattgtagtaccctttattgaaaacgttgaaatattttaacgactagtttctaCCATGGGTAACTTCAAGTTAAAATTACCTATGACCTAcagtcgaaactagtcgttgatatattttaatgttttttataaAGGGTACCACaatttgttatattgttttattaatttggataGAGTAGctcatataagtgaagtgatttcttGTTTTGAGTCTATAGTCAATTACCTAAAAAATTGCCACTCATACTGAAGTTATTAGACATGGCTGGAAATACGTCAATCGGACATAATTTTGAGTTGAATCTACAGCtttatattgattttcatttataatactTAATTTTGAAATGGTTTTAGTTCGTATAAGTACAGTAATTATAttacttttaatattattttctacagTACTTACAACTAGCCACTTCCATGGTGCAAATCTGGTTATCCAGTGGGAACTTTGACAGATCCATCATGCATGAGAATGTTAGTTTCAGTCTGCAAAAGAAATGGTATTGAAATATATCAGGATGAATATAATCAGGATGACTTAACAAGAATAACGACTTTTCAGGTCAACtaattgaatttttgaactattattaagtctttaaataaattaatatgattttattgtcgttaaattcttagaacaataAAGTCAAATATTAAATACAGTACGACAAAAGATAAAATTACGTTTCACATCAACTGTACACACAATCTTTGGTCTTGAGATGGGAGGGACTTGTTTGTCTTAAGATTCTACTTTATATGCACTAAGCAAGATGAACAGCAAGCATTATTCCTGTTCTCTGCTCATTAAAATCTCAAGAATGGAAACAGATATTGACTTGGAAATTCGCATGGTTCTTCTTCATAGTTTTTCTAAAGATGGACACTTTTCAATAATAAGTTTTCCTTCTAGTTTTTCTTATTTTGGGAATTAAGCATGATGTTAGAGAAGAAAGATCTGAATTCAACACAATAAATATTTAACAAATAACagtaaaatactagtagttgtgtgaacagtagacctcgcgctcagtaagttacattgacctgttgttatgttttctcaaacattaatgaataatttatcaagtttaaatgtctagaaaaaaaccTAAagaaacatagagctttctgtcttatcgtaccgtgacgtgtcgtcccggaatgtgagtgtgagcgctgttatcaggtctggctggaACTGTCTACAACAGTCCAACAACAGAACAAttctcaagatgttcgatgtttttgaacgtgtagtattatagtcaactgtctactaacgttgatggaaagatacattttcaagatgttcgatgtttttgaacgggtagtattatagtccactagacagctgatttatgatgaataattctatagtctgatcttCACGGTAATAtgggcgtatgaaggaggctcctttttcctttcatattatccttgaaatgcaaaatttacaaaaaccttgtatatacgtcgacgcgcaatttaaagaggaacatacctgtaaaatttcatgaaaatctattaccgcttttcgccgtaaatgcgcaacatataaacatttaaacattaagagaaatgccaaaccgtcgacttgaatcttagacgtcacttcgctcggtcaacaagggagtcaattatttattcattgaatcatTCAGGCAACCATTTGTGATGGTGACGCAATGACATACCTGAGCATGTAGAGTATCTCTCCGTCAGGATTGATCCTGATTAGTACATTTGGCTCAGTGACGAACTGGAACTCGGCATGCTTTGCGTTGGGGAAATAGAGCTCTGGCTTCCAGATGGCCTTGACCAGATTGAGTCATTCTAACTATCTTATTTGGGACGGTGACGTAATGACATACCTGAGCATGTAGAGTATCACTCCGTCAGGGTTGATCCTGATTAGCACATTTGGCACAGTGACAAACTGAACCCAGCGTGTTTGGCGTTGGGGAAGTTGACCACCGGCTTCCAGATAGCCATGACCAGATTGGATCATTCTAACTAGCACATTTGGGACGGTGACGTAATAACATACCTGAGCATGTAGAGTATCTCTCCATCAGGGTTGATTCTGATTAGCACATTTGGCACAGTGACGAACTGGAACTCGGCATGCTTTGCGTTGGGGAAGTAGACCTCTGGCTTCCAGATGGCCTTGACCAGGTTGGGGTCATTCAGGTCGAGGACTTCTGTAATGTCAGCGTGTTTTAGTCGCTCGTCCTGCCATTTCTGACGCAGATATAGGTCCACCTCATAGTCCTGAAACACAAGAAAAACGGAAAAGTTGTTAGTAAATTATCATGAAtagatgattattataataaaaatagcaacaatttttcattgaaattataatacaatcaGTTTCAACACATTCACTTCCATAATCAACATTACAGCTGACATATTGGAAAGAAACAGGAGATTGATTGACcattgaagattgaagattcaTTCCTCTGGAGGAAGGAAGAACAAAAATTCTAGATCACTGGGTAATATTTGAGTGTAGCATTTGTGTTCATCTAGTTTTTCAACCGTCGAAAATTAAAattcttagtgccggttgcacaacagatgattaaattttaaccgtgattagttccacgagaaccaatcagagaagccgtcttttcaaaaacgccttctctgattagttctcgtgaaattaatcacggttaaaatttaaccggcggttgtgcaaccgggacttAATCTTTGTTGTTTTCAAGTAAAGATGGactaaattccaaaaaaaaatggaatcataaccctatttcgatatttcaaaattcaatctaaatttgggagagaaatagtacaaggagaatCCTCAGTTTATCTCTTTCGGTTAGTACTCTCTTGTGGaataatagatgaaaatgaagttgatgattaatgaaaatgaaatatatcaACTGATgtttaattattacttcaagaTAGAACCAAATAAACTGTATTGTACTTGCTgtatttattactttccttgccctattaccataggtaaggaaagtattgctttccgaaaaaaattaaggtaccccaatttcagatttctatacgttcaaggtccccacctgagtccaaaaaagtggtttttgggtattggtctgtatgtgtgtgtgtgtgtgtgtgtttgtgtatgagtgtatggcgtctgtgtacacgatatctcatcgaccaattaacggaatgacttgaaattggaacttaaggtccttcctctataaggatccgacacgaacatttcgatcaaatgcaattcaagatgggcagctgaatggcgaaaatgttgtcaaaacagggtttttcgcgaattttctcaaaacggctccaacgatttcgattaaatttttaccaaaaatagtaattgataagctctatcaactaccataAGTctaatatctgtaaaaattttaggagctccgccccatctatgcaaagttcgattttagattcccaattatcaggcttcagagtggaaaagattaagcatgaaaatctctacaattaatgttcagtaacattttcacctaagattgaaaataagcacgaaattctagaaaatgttattatttcaattgcaaactgttggcaactgttgattctattaattgattcactatggagagatagcagacctcgtatgtcctccagcgttattttcctgtcaccagcgtctcagatctttgtttataagtagacttgagatgcgcgtgcacactagcgtcaggtgatcaattttcataacggcaaggaaagttgtgtgagtgcgccacacctgattttttattaatttactgtaatgtgataaatgataaattttatcacattgtgtacaaatacttaacctgaggaaaggcacaacaggttAATGCCCAAAACTGACCCATTTCCAAtgtatactatactgtccaaatcaaaatgttggttatgtcactttcacttttcaaaatacaatttacgctctttaATACTTAGATAAACGAGCtaatttgaatcaaatagatactattgtACTAAAGATACTAATATTGTTATGGTAGTTGAAATCTACTTTCTCCTAAGGTTTTTATTACCATTTCAAGCTTTCATTCGTCGGTTACAGTATATCAGTCTCTGGTATTGTCCAATAGTGTTTCATGGCTGTAGTTTGAATACTCCGCCCTCTGTGGGCGTGTcctgtctcggccaatgacaggcttcgattttgattgattgccagtagatagagagagagagagagaatgagagacaAAGAGTGAGCTACAGAATGAGacagagaatgagaaagagagatagaataAGAGACAGAGAGTGAGCTTCacatagagagaaagagaatgggAGAGAATGTGTGAGCtatagagagagaatgagagagcgTGGGttacagtgagagagagagagtgagagagagagagagagcgagttaCAGAGAGAGAGCGAGTTACAGAGAGAGAAAGCTACAAAGAGTGACctacagagagagagaatgagagacaGAGAGTTAGCTTCAGAGAATGGGAGAGTGCGGgttacagagagagagagagagagagagagagagagagagagagagagagagagagagagagagagtgagagagagccagttgcacaaaagccggtcaactctcaaccgtgattaattccacgagaaccaatcagagaagttgtttttttcaaaaactcccATTCTAAATGGTTCTCGTAAagttgatcacggttaaaacttaaccggctcTGGGTCAACCGGGCCAGAGAGtaacagagagagaaaaagagcgCGAGTGAGTcacagagagagtgagagagggtgagattggcccatatgaataaaaccagagcaaatgctcatgaacaagagcatggagcataaggttttgcttatgagcaaaaggtagaagcaaaagcatttgctcatttctatatgaataagctttaccttatactcttaccttatgctcctgaactctggagcaaatgctcacgtattttagagatttttcatcagctgattagttttgtagccttagttgttttatagctcacggaagcgctaaatatgcaagtagggtgcaccgcttttgtttgcgtcgtctgctttgtttctatttatgaattgggTTTTAggtagttgagtttagaattttgaaatatagcgtgaaaaaatgtcatctctataataatcttcagcatattcttataatataaatagccttcttataaccatccacactctcatcttctttaatgcctatctcctattttgtgatggctatctttataacaggtaagctatcttttgtatttcttcttttgtagggataatggtgattttatatcatggttgaatctgaaaagagttttatagttctcaactattggttgtgatcgtatctggtatagtttcctcctcctcatatgaattagttgagccattttactatgagaaaaaggtgataagctgctctagactagactcaccttttttgaagcatttgcttcaaaagttgagcaaatatcttagtttattcatacaattttgagcaaaagcttttacttttgagcaaatgctcaaactatttttttgatgagcatgagcaaaaggttttgctcacgcgtttattcatagaaaatgaagcaaatgctccatattttagaagtataagcaaatgctcaactttattcatatggccaaATGATACAGAGAGTGAGAAGAGAGAATGATTGAATTAATGTAAAAGCAAGTAGAGCTCGTACAAAATGACATCATTTACATAACATCTAAATGAAATCCCCCAATTGTTAATGTAACTACTAAACAAGTCTCTCAAATTGCTGTTTGTTATTTCATCCACTAGTTAGATTCACTCCAatttgtcagcattggttgtatgggtagcattgatgttattcaagagagatgctgacagttttgagTAGATCTCACTGTATCACAGAACatgaatttcaaatgaatgaaattcatttaaaattacatTTAAATTCCACTCATTACATTTAAATTCCACATTTAAATTTACATTTAAATTCCACTGTTACACAGTGGAACATTGAAATGTTCCACTGTTTACATTTAAATTTACAATTAAATTGTTTACAATTAAATTCCACTCATTTCTATTAGCTGTAACCTGGCTATATTATTCAAATGGTTTCGTGGACTaccgatttttactttccttgccctattaccataggtaaggaaagtattgctttccgaaaaaaattaaggtaccccaatttctaaatttctatacgttccaaggtcccctgagtccaaaaaagtggttttgggtattggtctgtatgtgtgtgtgtgtgtgtgtgtgtgtgtgtgtgtgtgtgtggtgtgtgtgtgtgtgtgtgtgtgtgtgtgagtgtgtgtgtgtgtgtgtgtgtggtgtgtgtgtgtgtgtgtgtgtgtgtgtgtgtgtatgagtgtatgtgcgtctgtgtacacgatatctcatctcccgattaactgaatgacttgaaatttggaactcaaggtcctttcactataaggatccgaaacgaacaatttcgatcaaatgcaattcaagatggcggctaaaatggcgaaaatgttgtcaaaaacagggtttttcgtgattttctcgaaaacggctccaacgattttgatcaaattcatacctaaaa
It encodes:
- the LOC120352864 gene encoding glycine receptor subunit alpha-2-like, which gives rise to MQDYEVDLYLRQKWQDERLKHADITEVLDLNDPNLVKAIWKPEVYFPNAKHAEFQFVTVPNVLIRINPDGEILYMLRLKLTFSCMMDLSKFPLDNQICTMEVASFSKTIEELRLEWKTMNPVIMGKGLKMPQFEIVDIVPSECQESFQIGNYSCLVAEFYLSRSVGFHLVQSYLPTILIVVISWVSFWMDVDSVPGRTTLGVTTLLAVSSQSSGIQSGLPQVSYVKAIDVWMGTCTAFVFCALLEFTFVNYMWRKLSPEILRKTLIPDGVNGDVITKGAPQLATEQPEEAVAVTVVKKVILTHGDLSGHVTNKNMIMARQIDEYSRLCFPLAFALFNVLYWSYYLA